ATTGCTATCTCTTCTTCTCCGACGGGCGTACCGTCAAGGAGCACGGTGACCTGCACCGGGTCTGCAGAGAAGAACCCATAGTTTCTGACGGTTACCCGTGCCATGGCCTCTTCCCCGTCATAGGCATTCTCTGCAACCGGCTCTTCTGCGACAAAGACCGGCCCCCCGGCCGTACCGTCCCGCTCCGCCGTGAGGATGGCACAGACCGGATGAATGTAGTCCTCCGCCTCGATTACGTCACCGGTGGTATCCATGGCACCGTCTCCGGTGAGGTCCCGTCCCCGCTCGAAGGTCACGGTGTTTGTTGTACCGAATGCGCCTGTGACATCGAATACCTCGCAGTCTACATAGCGTGATGGTGTGCCGTCGCCGCCGGTCGCGTCGAAGGAGATCTCGTTGCTGACGTCATACGGGGACGGACCGTCACCGCCGGATGACAGCGGGCTGCCCAGGTCTGCTCCGTTGAAGGAGATATAGTCCGGCTGCCCCTCGTTGGATGCGAGCATCAGGGTGGTCAGGGATGCCTCCGTTACGCCGCCGGTGCGGGCGTCGGTGAACGAACAGGAGGCACTGTCCTTCCGGGTCGGGTTCGTTCCGGCCCACCCTTCGCCGTGCAGGTTCTCATTCCCCTCGGCAACCCAGTACTGCGTGACATGGCCGTCCACCGTCGGAACCGCGGCCACCACCATGACGGCATATACCCGTCCGTCGAGGGAATTCCCTTCTTCTCCCCTGCTGGTCGTCACCCGGACGGTATTCTTCCCGGAATGGAGGAGATCGCTCGCGTCGGTGGCGATGAAATAGGTGCCGTGACTGGAGGAATAGACATTCTCCTGGATATCATCTTCGCCGTACAGGGTGAATTTGGTCTGTTTGATATTGTTTATCGTGATCGCTGTCCACCCGGAGTACTGCTCCGTTCCGCCCCAGACGGCGGTGTACACCCGGGCCCACGTGGGGTCCGCGGGGAGGGTGAAGGTCACATCGACGGGTGGTTCGGAGAGCCCGTAGGTGCCGAAGGTCAGAATGTCGCCTTCCACTTCTCCCTGTGCGGTCACGGTGAGCGGAATTCCTTCAAACGTATAGAGTGCGGATACCGCTGGTATGGTGCAGGCAAGGCATCCGATGATGAGAAGAACGAACATTGTCCGGGAAGGCTGCATACGTATAGTTGAATTTTTCATCAATATTAGGATTTTTATCATCGGTTATTGTACTAACCCCCAAAGATGGACATACCATATTCATACTGGCATATTTGTATGAATTATTGTCCGGAATTGGATTGAATGGGGCGTTGTCGTTAGAATGGAGATATTGTCGTAATTTTCCACTGATATGTGGGATTGTCCCTGGCATTCAGATCCGGTTGGAACCACCGGAGAACATATCCAGTGTCATCTGCCCGGAACACGTGCGCTCAAGTCCGGAGACCGACACCCCGATTAGGCGGACCGGTGTCTTGGTGAGAAACGGAAGAAGAAGTGATTCTGCTGTATGGAGAATGGCATCCTCGCAATTGGTTGCATGAGCAAATGAGAACGCCTTCGTCCGGGTGGTAAAACCCCGGTAGCGGATTTTCACCGTGACGGTGCGGCACCGTCCTCCCTCCTTACGAAGGCGTCTGCAGACCTCTGCAGAGAGTATGGCAAGATTCCTGCAGAGTAGTTCCCTGTCTGTCACATCCTCAGGAAAGGTGTATTCCTTCCCGATGGATTTGCGCTCTCCCCTGCCGGAGACAGGAGTATTGTCGATACCATTTGCTTTCGCATGCATGACACCCCCCCATTTCCCGAGAACGTCTTTGAGGCGGAGGGGGTCTGCTTTTGCAAGTTCTCCTGCTGTGGCGATGCCCAGGGATGCAAGTCGTTCTTCCGCTTTTTTTCCTATACCGGGGATCTTTCTCACCGGAAGAGGTGCAAGGAATGCTGCGGCATCATCCGGGTGGACGATGGTCATCCCGTCCGGTTTGTTGAAATCGGATGCAATCTTTGCGATGGTCTTATTCGGGCCGATGCCAACCGAACAGGTGATCCCCTGTCGCTCTTTGACAAGATGGCGGATCTCTGTTCCGATCTCTTCGGCAGCGGCATATGTGCCGCATGATGAGATGTCACAGTAGGCCTCATCGACACTCACCTGAGCAAAGGCATCCGCAAAAGGTCTGATGGCATCCATGATGTCCCCGGAGACTTCCCGGTAGAGGTCATGGCTGACCGGCAGGTAGACCGCCTCCGGGCACCGGACGTATGCCTCACTGATGGGCATCGCACTCCGGATGCCGTAGCGACGCGCTTCATATGAACAGGTGCAGACCACGCCACGCCCCGTCCCCCCTTTTGGGTCGGCACCGACGACGACCGGCAGACCTTTGAGAGCAGGATTTTCCCGGACTTCCACGGACGCAAAGAAACTGTCCATGTCCACATGGAGGATAATTCGTCGGGTCTCTGTTCTGCGCATATCTGTTTTCCTCTCCCCGGGTGCTGGTATAGGTGTTTTCATAACGGGGTATTTGAACTATTGCGGTGCGGTGTGAAAATAAAACACGTGGGAGAAAGGAGGTGGTGCCGGTTGATGGGAAAAACGGTTTTGAGTTTGGTCTGTTTTTCTCCACTCTCAGGCACAGCATAATATCTCCTCAGGTCAAATATCGGGGTACCTATGTCACTCAAGACCCTCCTCGTAACACCTGCAGGAAAGGAGAAAGTCTGGGATGTACCCGGCAGAAATCCCCCTGATGCCGTACGGGCGCGTGATGCCTTTACCGGTCGGTTTGCCCGCCGGTGTGCACAGTACGCCCGTACCCACTATCCAAAGGACTGGGCGATTCTCTCACCGAACTTTGGCTATCTCATGCCGGATGATGAAGTTCGCAATTATCATAATGATGAATTTGGGGAATACAGCCTTGAATTTGATACCATCAGGGAAAACGCCGAGTATGATGGTCTTCTGGGATATGATTCCGTAATATTCCTTGGTAACCGTGAGGATTATGGTGGATATATCGATGCGGTCAGGCAGACATTTACCGGCAGCTGGGTAGAGGTGCCTCTGGAACATACGCCGTCAGGCGGTGAGATGCTGGGCCATATTGTCGATTCTCTCACACGGGGGACACCCTTACGCAGCAATATTATTCATCTCTCACGAATACGTGTCGAAGGCCTCTTTGGTGAACTGACCCACGATATCTCTTTATTCCCAAAAGATTCTCTCTCGATAATCACAGCGCCGAATGGGTATGGGAAGACGACTATCCTTCGGATACTCCGTGCTATCTTCATGGGCAATGTCGATGAACTCAGGATTCTGCCCTTTGGGTCAGTCGAACTTGAATTTATCCGGGATGACTGCACGATTCCTGATATCCATGACACCCTTCATGTTGAAAAACAACAACGTTCACAGTTTCCGTTGAGAATAGACATATCGTTCACCTATACACAGGGTGTGGACGGAAAAGGACGGCACTTTGTGCTCAGGGATGGTGACTACGACAGCGAGACGGTATCTGCAGAACTTGCAGGAATAATCCCCCCTGTGCCGGTGAAATATATCTCTGCTCAGCGTCTCTGGCATGATCCAAACCATAGGAAAGGTATATGTGGTGATTTACTGGCCAGTTATGATCGCAACCACGAGGGTGCATATGAACTTACCATTCTTGCGTATACGGATGATATCATACGGCGTATTCAGGCACTTCTCGCAGATTATGCCTCAATTGCGCAGGAACTTGATGCCACCTACCCCGCCCGATATCTGCAGGCACTGGGGGACGGCGAGTTAATTCCTTCGGCAGCAGAGATTGAGACCGATCTTCTCTCTCTACAGAAAGAGCGGGAATCATTTGAGACACTCGGGTTTCTGCCATATACCCGGCTTGATGACGGGGATGTGATGATCACGCCCGGAAGAATTCCGGATGATCCTGGTATAAAAACAGCAATATATTTGTATATCGCAGATTCCCGCGAAAAATACCAGATATTCGGAGGGTTAAAACAAAAGATTGACCTGTTAGAGGAGATCATCAACACGCTCTTTTTAAATATCGACTTCACGGTTGACATCGAGAGTGGGTTCCTCCTGAAGTTCATGGGGCGCGACCCGGTCCCTCCGGAAGCGCTCTCTTCCGGTGAACAAAATCAGCTGGTCATGTATTACGACCTTATATTCAAGACTGACCCCGGCACGCTGGTGCTTATTGATGAACCGGAGATCTCTCTGCATGTGGTATGGCAGCGGCAGTTTCTGGACACCATCCTGGGTATCATAGGCATCACTGGTTCGGATTTCATCCTTGCCACTCATTCGCCGCAGCTGATTCATACGCACTGGGACAATACCGTAGACCTATCAGGGAACTATCCGGATGAAGGGTAAAAACCGCCGGTTCGCCGGTTATCGTCTTGAAGATATCTGGGCTGACCCCGAAGAGATCCGGGGCTCGATTGAGACGATGGAGATGACGTATCCCGGAATGGGAGGGAAGGTATTTGTGATAACCGAAGGGCCCTATGATCTGGAGGTGTATGACCGGTGCTTTAACAGTGATGCCTGTATTCTGCGGATTGCAAACTCAAAGGAGAATGTCTGCGAGGTTGTAAAAGGGGTCTGTAT
Above is a window of Methanogenium organophilum DNA encoding:
- a CDS encoding DUF3344 domain-containing protein encodes the protein MQPSRTMFVLLIIGCLACTIPAVSALYTFEGIPLTVTAQGEVEGDILTFGTYGLSEPPVDVTFTLPADPTWARVYTAVWGGTEQYSGWTAITINNIKQTKFTLYGEDDIQENVYSSSHGTYFIATDASDLLHSGKNTVRVTTSRGEEGNSLDGRVYAVMVVAAVPTVDGHVTQYWVAEGNENLHGEGWAGTNPTRKDSASCSFTDARTGGVTEASLTTLMLASNEGQPDYISFNGADLGSPLSSGGDGPSPYDVSNEISFDATGGDGTPSRYVDCEVFDVTGAFGTTNTVTFERGRDLTGDGAMDTTGDVIEAEDYIHPVCAILTAERDGTAGGPVFVAEEPVAENAYDGEEAMARVTVRNYGFFSADPVQVTVLLDGTPVGEEEIAIGPDGIGEASVSWTASSGTYALSATVEGGGSVVTSPVKTLTIGTLPDLSVQAAQPVRADASGTAPEATTSPAPLLSALLGIGCAGAALLRGRTKNTIAVVLCIACLLMIPAGEILATPASAAAFAEYTLPVTVTNGGGSDVQECMITVYLDGEKAAVRLLDEGVPAHGSRTTWIPLFTTPGTHQVTVMVNEDQTIKESSYTNNRKEDSFAFP
- a CDS encoding AAA family ATPase, yielding MSLKTLLVTPAGKEKVWDVPGRNPPDAVRARDAFTGRFARRCAQYARTHYPKDWAILSPNFGYLMPDDEVRNYHNDEFGEYSLEFDTIRENAEYDGLLGYDSVIFLGNREDYGGYIDAVRQTFTGSWVEVPLEHTPSGGEMLGHIVDSLTRGTPLRSNIIHLSRIRVEGLFGELTHDISLFPKDSLSIITAPNGYGKTTILRILRAIFMGNVDELRILPFGSVELEFIRDDCTIPDIHDTLHVEKQQRSQFPLRIDISFTYTQGVDGKGRHFVLRDGDYDSETVSAELAGIIPPVPVKYISAQRLWHDPNHRKGICGDLLASYDRNHEGAYELTILAYTDDIIRRIQALLADYASIAQELDATYPARYLQALGDGELIPSAAEIETDLLSLQKERESFETLGFLPYTRLDDGDVMITPGRIPDDPGIKTAIYLYIADSREKYQIFGGLKQKIDLLEEIINTLFLNIDFTVDIESGFLLKFMGRDPVPPEALSSGEQNQLVMYYDLIFKTDPGTLVLIDEPEISLHVVWQRQFLDTILGIIGITGSDFILATHSPQLIHTHWDNTVDLSGNYPDEG
- the dinB gene encoding DNA polymerase IV — protein: MRRTETRRIILHVDMDSFFASVEVRENPALKGLPVVVGADPKGGTGRGVVCTCSYEARRYGIRSAMPISEAYVRCPEAVYLPVSHDLYREVSGDIMDAIRPFADAFAQVSVDEAYCDISSCGTYAAAEEIGTEIRHLVKERQGITCSVGIGPNKTIAKIASDFNKPDGMTIVHPDDAAAFLAPLPVRKIPGIGKKAEERLASLGIATAGELAKADPLRLKDVLGKWGGVMHAKANGIDNTPVSGRGERKSIGKEYTFPEDVTDRELLCRNLAILSAEVCRRLRKEGGRCRTVTVKIRYRGFTTRTKAFSFAHATNCEDAILHTAESLLLPFLTKTPVRLIGVSVSGLERTCSGQMTLDMFSGGSNRI